One genomic segment of Catalinimonas alkaloidigena includes these proteins:
- a CDS encoding right-handed parallel beta-helix repeat-containing protein: MIFTLQSRIYLLFLIALWMVFPVLTISAQPSGTSGTVSKNYSIPSGAYFAAPNGNGSAPCREGNPCSLSTALQKAPRGATIVLKGGTYRTSKYSTTIYRRLTIQPYPGANVTIKGSEIEKDWVASGNTWRTQWDDLFGKPNNDDGRAIKENPMADHRDMVYINGQSQKQVSSKSQVSAGKFYVDYSSKNVYIGTNPSGKQVEISAVWWGFNTYDLNESGVTIRGLKIMHYTDAGLFIGSPGTVIENCEVVWNGAAGIRVQHANDVVLKNNLFAYNACQGGGISYADRIKLINNSFKENNYENYNRNSWSASGVKLLWSKNAEVRNNSFVDNDANGLWLDERSNNSVIVHNFVKNSTRSGIHCEISNNVIIAGNVVLESGKHQSYLGKGISVANSSGVKVYNNTLYDNELALDVIENTRGDEKDPNDPYITRNTVIKNNILSEAFISEYPSSLYHMKKKNCGDNAISQQDNNAYYRSTAGDPNLAIRWKINNNSCNEEQRFETIQEFKNKLGFEKNGFGIQGGSEPFFVNAGSDNFKLKSSSMAIKAGAPLPSDVAQAMGWESGKVVDIGAYQTNISESQAPSPDTGTLPWKETFTTSDGSTSDNGLSDGSAWSLNRGNMSSNAAFNVQNNRLHARGAVGEGSWRSEQINIEGKEVNLSLMLYSQGDLEDPSDYVKVYTRVDGSEKLVKEVNGKLGSSGVQVKASNIKGKTLQLIVKFKNSDYTEFYFLDNVNVNTSTTTATPSKGIIEGMSIVVESTGAKVPGYTSLDEGETVHLDDLPSTGLNIYANLSKTVGSVVFDYNGTSAYQIENNAAYALQGNGGSYSNLDLQPGANSITIKAYSNSNGKGTLLDSKTINFNVKGDGGSGSSPSPSPSPSPSGDIIKSISVVKENTGEKVSGYTSITEGETIHLRDLPSADLNMYVNISGTVGSIVFDYNGVSRYQVEGVAPYALQGDGAGYRKLYFNVGSHTITIKAYSQSGGKGTLLDQKTINFNVKDDASPASNNAMLNINPLEVSVSPNPFVNDITINVEGATNNKVNLQITDYVGNEMFKRDQVSTEGSIYLNLSHLPSNIYILRVLDAAGNIQNIRLQKD; the protein is encoded by the coding sequence ATGATTTTTACTTTACAGTCTAGAATCTATCTACTCTTTCTTATCGCTTTATGGATGGTATTTCCCGTTTTGACTATTTCGGCTCAGCCAAGCGGGACATCTGGTACAGTAAGCAAAAACTATAGTATTCCCAGCGGGGCCTATTTTGCGGCTCCTAATGGTAATGGGAGTGCTCCTTGTAGGGAAGGAAATCCCTGCTCACTTTCTACAGCATTACAAAAAGCTCCTCGTGGTGCTACCATTGTGCTAAAAGGAGGTACTTATCGTACTAGTAAGTATAGCACAACTATTTATAGGCGTTTAACAATCCAGCCTTATCCTGGAGCGAATGTAACTATTAAAGGTAGTGAAATAGAAAAAGACTGGGTTGCTTCTGGTAATACCTGGAGGACTCAATGGGATGATTTGTTTGGTAAGCCTAATAATGACGATGGTAGAGCTATTAAAGAAAATCCGATGGCAGACCATCGTGATATGGTATATATCAATGGGCAATCCCAAAAACAAGTGAGTTCTAAAAGTCAGGTAAGCGCTGGTAAATTTTATGTTGACTACTCAAGTAAGAACGTTTATATCGGTACGAACCCATCCGGTAAGCAAGTGGAAATCAGTGCGGTATGGTGGGGATTTAATACTTATGACCTTAATGAGAGTGGAGTCACCATCAGAGGGCTGAAGATTATGCATTATACTGATGCTGGTCTTTTCATAGGCTCACCAGGCACCGTAATTGAAAATTGTGAAGTAGTATGGAATGGAGCGGCAGGCATCAGGGTACAACATGCCAATGATGTAGTCCTTAAAAATAATTTGTTCGCTTATAATGCCTGCCAGGGGGGGGGTATTTCGTATGCTGATCGTATCAAGCTAATTAACAATAGCTTTAAGGAAAATAACTATGAAAACTATAACAGGAACAGTTGGTCTGCCTCGGGAGTCAAACTGTTATGGTCGAAAAATGCAGAAGTGCGAAACAACTCTTTTGTAGATAATGACGCCAATGGTCTTTGGCTGGATGAGAGAAGTAATAACTCAGTCATAGTCCATAATTTTGTGAAGAACAGTACGCGTAGTGGTATCCACTGTGAAATATCAAACAATGTAATTATCGCGGGTAATGTAGTACTTGAAAGTGGTAAGCATCAGAGTTATTTGGGCAAGGGTATTTCCGTGGCCAACTCATCTGGAGTGAAAGTGTATAATAACACACTTTACGATAATGAATTAGCATTGGATGTCATTGAGAATACGCGAGGGGATGAGAAAGATCCTAATGACCCTTACATTACCAGAAATACGGTTATTAAGAATAATATTTTATCTGAGGCATTTATTAGTGAGTACCCCTCTTCTTTATATCACATGAAGAAGAAAAATTGCGGAGATAATGCCATCAGTCAGCAGGACAATAATGCCTACTATAGGTCTACTGCAGGTGATCCAAATTTAGCGATAAGATGGAAAATCAATAACAATAGTTGTAATGAAGAGCAGCGCTTTGAAACTATACAGGAGTTCAAGAACAAGTTGGGCTTTGAGAAAAATGGCTTCGGTATACAAGGAGGTAGTGAGCCTTTCTTTGTGAATGCCGGTTCGGACAACTTTAAACTTAAGTCTTCCTCAATGGCTATTAAGGCGGGGGCTCCCTTACCATCAGATGTAGCTCAGGCTATGGGCTGGGAGAGTGGCAAAGTAGTAGACATAGGAGCCTATCAGACCAACATCAGTGAGTCACAGGCCCCTAGCCCCGATACGGGCACACTTCCCTGGAAAGAGACCTTTACGACCAGCGATGGCTCTACAAGTGATAATGGTTTAAGCGACGGAAGTGCCTGGAGCCTGAATAGAGGAAACATGTCAAGTAATGCGGCATTTAATGTGCAAAATAACCGTTTGCATGCCAGAGGAGCAGTAGGGGAAGGAAGCTGGCGCTCAGAGCAAATTAATATTGAAGGAAAAGAAGTAAACTTATCCCTTATGTTGTACTCACAAGGTGATTTGGAAGACCCTTCAGATTATGTGAAAGTTTATACTCGAGTAGATGGTTCTGAAAAGCTAGTCAAAGAAGTAAATGGTAAACTGGGTAGCTCAGGAGTACAGGTGAAGGCATCTAACATAAAAGGTAAGACACTACAACTCATTGTAAAGTTTAAGAATAGCGATTATACTGAATTTTACTTTCTGGATAATGTAAATGTTAATACTTCAACGACTACAGCTACCCCCTCAAAGGGAATAATTGAGGGGATGTCAATTGTAGTAGAGAGTACAGGAGCAAAGGTTCCTGGCTATACATCTCTTGATGAAGGCGAAACCGTGCATCTGGATGATCTTCCTTCTACCGGGCTTAATATTTACGCTAATCTAAGCAAGACTGTTGGTAGTGTGGTATTTGATTATAATGGTACTAGTGCTTATCAGATAGAAAATAATGCTGCCTATGCTTTGCAGGGTAATGGTGGAAGCTATAGTAATCTAGATCTACAGCCAGGCGCTAACTCAATTACCATAAAAGCCTATAGTAATTCAAATGGTAAAGGAACATTGTTGGATTCAAAGACGATTAATTTTAATGTTAAAGGCGATGGAGGTTCAGGCTCCAGCCCAAGTCCTAGCCCAAGCCCAAGTCCTTCAGGTGATATAATAAAGAGTATATCGGTAGTAAAAGAAAATACGGGAGAAAAAGTCAGTGGTTATACCTCTATTACAGAAGGTGAAACCATTCATTTGAGAGATCTTCCTTCTGCTGATCTTAATATGTATGTCAATATTTCTGGTACGGTTGGTAGCATTGTTTTTGATTATAATGGCGTGTCAAGGTATCAGGTAGAGGGTGTAGCGCCTTACGCTTTGCAAGGTGATGGTGCAGGGTATAGAAAGCTGTACTTTAATGTCGGTTCGCATACAATCACAATCAAAGCATACAGCCAATCAGGAGGAAAGGGTACTTTACTAGACCAAAAAACTATCAATTTTAATGTAAAAGATGATGCTTCACCAGCTAGTAACAATGCAATGCTAAATATCAATCCTTTGGAGGTTAGCGTTTCACCCAATCCTTTTGTTAATGATATAACCATTAATGTTGAAGGCGCCACGAATAATAAGGTGAATCTGCAGATCACGGATTACGTAGGCAATGAAATGTTTAAAAGAGATCAGGTGAGTACGGAAGGAAGCATTTATCTTAACTTGTCACACCTACCTTCTAATATATATATATTGAGAGTACTAGATGCTGCGGGTAATATCCAAAATATACGCTTGCAGAAAGACTAG
- a CDS encoding transposase → MLVEQHKNGNIDLFFAVVPTGILPYPDILYGWQLKGKKIKLVSRDSKRLSIFGLMSSNNRLAAYPTETTTTREFIVQCRDDFMKTINKPTVVVVDNAPIYRCQAVYERIEQ, encoded by the coding sequence ATGTTAGTGGAGCAACATAAAAACGGTAATATAGACTTGTTTTTTGCCGTGGTCCCCACCGGGATTCTGCCTTACCCCGACATCCTCTATGGATGGCAATTGAAAGGAAAGAAAATAAAGCTGGTTTCCAGAGACAGTAAGCGGCTGAGTATTTTCGGGCTCATGAGTTCAAATAACCGCTTGGCAGCCTATCCTACTGAAACAACGACAACTAGAGAGTTTATCGTGCAATGTAGGGACGACTTTATGAAAACCATTAACAAACCTACGGTGGTGGTGGTGGACAATGCGCCCATCTACCGATGTCAAGCTGTGTATGAGCGAATAGAGCAATGA